In Oryza sativa Japonica Group chromosome 3, ASM3414082v1, one DNA window encodes the following:
- the LOC4332873 gene encoding uncharacterized protein — MAASALQAAAIAAVLFLLPSLFAAVAAQSKAKAFCISQFAIASQACSILPPSPPDEHDDDDDDDDDDDDDDDDDDDDDDHDDDDDHGGGGDDDDHGGGDHHRVRHRHRHHRDRGRRGHAAVVDLSALVAGNGSGSTQIAPAVAGNDTAGHRGNRTARGGRGGGRGRRRGHGRRGRLRGDDDDEGGGGDDDDHHDDDDDHEHDHDEHHDEELRAYRDCCRWLQEVSKDCVCDALMRLPPFLVKPQHTYVVRVGRTCKITYRCGGV; from the coding sequence atggcggcgtcggcgcttcaagcggcggcgatcgccgccgtcctcttcctcctcccttccctctTCGCGGCCGTCGCGGCGCAGTCCAAGGCCAAGGCCTTCTGCATCAGCCAGTTCGCCATCGCCAGCCAGGCGTGCTCCATCCTCCCGCCTAGTCCCCCCGacgagcacgacgacgacgacgacgacgacgacgacgacgatgatgacgacgacgacgacgacgacgatgatgaccacgacgatgacgacgaccacggtggtggtggtgacgacgacgaccacggcggcgggGATCACCACCGtgtgcgccaccgccaccgccaccaccgcgaccGCGGGCGCCGTGGCCACGCCGCCGTGGTCGACCTCTCGGCGCTCGTGGCGGGCAACGGCAGTGGCAGCACGCAGATCGCACCCGCCGTAGCCGGGAACGACACCGCGGGCCACCGCGGCAACCGCACCGCccgtggcggccgcggcggaggccgcggaCGGCGCCGCGGCCATGGCAGGCGCGGCCGTCTtcgcggtgacgacgacgacgaaggcggcggcggcgacgacgatgaccaccatgacgacgacgacgaccacgagcACGACCACGACGAGCACCACGACGAGGAGCTGAGGGCGTACCGCGACTGCTGCCGGTGGCTGCAGGAGGTGTCCAAGGACTGCGTGTGCGACGCGCTGATGCGGCTGCCGCCATTCCTGGTGAAGCCGCAGCACACGTACGTGGTGAGGGTCGGAAGGACGTGCAAGATCACCTACCGCTGCGGCGGTGTCtag
- the LOC9267935 gene encoding protein HUA2-LIKE 3: MAPARKKRAAAAAAAAAAAAAAAAAAAQWKVGDLVLAKMKGFPAWPAMISEPEQWGQTSVKKKILVYFYGTKQIAFCNYADLEAFTEEKRRSLLAKRQGKGSDFLRAVDEIIDVYDSLKEGNNKLGLVANEVKPGVEKLANNNSSLDTEGLVSSSNMGSDKKQEDHSIVASGHNTADSDEPSVTAVGSERCVVNSAPDDPTENVSILDEMRNIPLSTSSISKKLRDAQPQNCYTRSRVSSLRRSRSSLNTDTRKAQDSGKLSGGTCLASVDLAADGTKEGSSHHVYVEDVKGNSGSPSTQDDVWLHSSAGIDNQPGTPGTSNNNKKLNYTTKVDSTCDSETSQNGALETQFKSHDASSIPMKKSVIFKRKRKPSRNIFSHSTDKDDEFQAELSEKTADSPNPKTEVNKSDGDEHLPLVKRARVRMGRPQLEDSPVDGIDVTNNRPELAMLADLCNMHNTVALPGDDCSVDQSAVVNSVSLTGRVANTVSNQSSKLYMPGPSGEGQSAWKNKEYQPKVLTLDVEAALPPSKRLHRALEAMSANVAETNNLPEVTGSKQLIPNGFVASENSHSNKSADAVVTATNGSAIAESPRPSLCTESMHSPKCKTHSSESILQNNSVPASASVPSEAKDDSHVTEGNICEETHVDSKTTDCLLVSSEVGNDDCGKGLALSMKLNESALGGTQTVAVPDRLSSSLGTASVSEVAKPINFNEGPKPVDRPAYDTDRSVQRCDEPIYRPKLLSSNNNAISDSVLHNETVVAETVVNVADTASTSSLATKSSSIQSDADTRTFEVHTFSALALKELNHRNLKDKSTSPDSMPMKELIAVAQARRFSRSTSFPDNFLNAKYIPETVVDTPAFKEGSQKQLSPLNRIIRSTSTNDNIHSRSPFDSQQQKNLSKLTGHDEANAARKAFGSFLGTLTRTKENIARATRLAIECAKHGVAGEAIDIIVERLEKESNLYKRVDLFFLVDSITQYSRNQKGGAGDVYPSLIQAVLPRLLYAAAPPGNSAWENRRQCLKVLKLWFERKTLPEYIIRHHIRELEVINEASFGSSRRPSRTERALNDPLRDNEGMLVDEYGSNAGFQLPNLISTKVLEDEDGSSSEDRSFEAVTPEHDAPCTDEKEESQMPAEKHHRILEEVDGELEMEDVAPPSEVEASTRCRPEQIDTKCRTSDRHTLGPPLPDDRPPSPPPLPSSPPPVPPPPPAPITQTGQLQRTLPMASDPVGPHPTRATNNIQTQQPNSVVERPGSMNPSVAQLQPPPFCNSGYGGHPNQMPPPPPIAPLNPPGPHGNFPAPPAPYHGNNYHQPPMASVPNEGYHMQPPPPPPPINQCPYRPPEPQQRPRPWSNNSSSYPERYRYDGHDRDHHRHDRRHHGHDRRHHFDDRGYHYDDRGYHYDDRGHYFDDRGHHFDDRGRSFDERAIRGPMHHEVADRGRFPFPPGPPGPDHFEASSAAPVHYGRPSDPPPGPCSGWSMPPRSSNYSPSRHSMEPPVPHVGAHGSWRPR; the protein is encoded by the exons TGCTTTCTGCAACTATGCAGATCTTGAAGCATTCACTGAAGAGAAACGGAGGTCTCTACTTGCTAAGCGACAGGGAAAAGGATCTGATTTTTTGAGGGCAGTTGATGAGATAATCGATGTTTATGATTCTTTGAAGGAAGGTAATAATAAGCTCGGTTTGGTTGCCAATGAAGTGAAACCAGGTGTAGAAAAACTTGCTAATAATAACAGCAGCTTGGATACGGAGGGTCTAGTGAGTAGCTCTAATATGGGTAGTGATAAAAAGCAAGAAGACCATTCCATAGTTGCAAGTGGTCATAATACGGCCGATTCTGATGAGCCTTCTGTTACCGCAGTTGGAAGTGAGCGATGTGTTGTAAATTCTGCTCCTGATGACCCTACTGAAAATGTGTCTATCCTTGATGAAATGAGAAACATCCCTTTGTCTACGAGTTCAATTTCAAAGAAGCTAAGGGATGCACAGCCTCAAAATTGCTACACACGGAGTAGGGTTTCATCACTGCGGAGGTCAAGAAGTTCACTGAACACTGACACAAGAAAAGCTCAGGATTCTGGCAAGCTTTCAGGTGGAACCTGTTTGGCTTCAGTTGATTTGGCTGCTGATGGTACTAAGGAAGGTTCCAGTCATCATGTGTATGTTGAGGATGTAAAAGGTAACTCAGGTTCCCCTTCAACACAGGATGATGTTTGGTTGCATTCAAGTGCGGGCATCGACAATCAACCTGGCACACCTGGCACCagtaacaacaataaaaagCTGAATTATACCACTAAGGTAGATAGTACCTGCGACAGTGAAACATCTCAAAATGGGGCTTTAGAGACACAATTTAAATCGCATGATGCATCAAGCATTCCCATGAAAAAATCAGTTATTttcaagagaaagagaaagccaagtagaaatattttttctcattCTACGGATAAGGATGATGAATTTCAGGCTGAGTTAAGTGAAAAAACGGCAGATTCTCCAAATCCAAAGACTGAAGTAAATAAGTCAGATGGAGATGAGCACTTGCCATTGGTCAAAAGGGCAAGGGTTCGAATGGGAAGGCCTCAGTTGGAAGACTCACCAGTTGATGGGATTGATGTTACTAATAACAGACCAGAGCTTGCTATGCTTGCAGACCTATGTAATATGCATAACACAGTTGCACTACCTGGTGATGATTGTTCAGTCGATCAGTCAGCAGTGGTAAATAGTGTTTCCTTGACAGGAAGAGTTGCAAATACTGTTTCAAATCAATCATCCAAGTTATACATGCCTGGCCCCTCAGGTGAAGGTCAGTCTGCTTGGAAGAACAAAGAATATCAACCAAAGGTTTTAACATTGGATGTTGAAGCTGCTTTGCCTCCATCAAAACGTCTTCATCGTGCCTTAGAAGCTATGTCCGCTAATGTTGCTGAAACTAATAATCTGCCTGAAGTGACAGGGTCAAAGCAATTGATTCCAAATGGTTTTGTGGCTTCAGAAAACAGCCACTCTAATAAATCTGCAGATGCAGTAGTCACAGCCACTAACGGATCTGCAATAGCAGAAAGCCCTAGGCCATCTTTGTGCACAGAATCCATGCATAGCCCAAAGTGCAAAACACACTCCTCAGAATCAATTCTGCAAAATAACAGTGTTCCTGCTTCTGCTTCAGTTCCTTCAGAAGCAAAAGATGACAGTCATGTTACAGAAGGCAATATTTGTGAAGAAACTCACGTTGATAGCAAAACTACTGATTGCTTGTTGGTCTCTAGTGAAGTTGGCAATGACGACTGCGGGAAAGGCTTGGCTCTTTCAATGAAGCTGAATGAGTCTGCTCTTGGTGGTACACAGACTGTAGCTGTACCTGATcgtttatcttcatctttgggGACAGCTAGTGTTAGCGAGGTTGCCAAACCAATCAACTTCAATGAAGGCCCAAAACCAGTTGACCGTCCTGCATATGATACTGACAGAAGTGTTCAAAGATGTGATGAGCCAATTTACCGACCAAAGTTGCTTTCTTCTAACAATAATGCGATCAGTGATTCTGTACTGCATAATGAAACTGTTGTAGCTGAAACAGTAGTCAATGTGGCTGATACAGCAAGCACCTCTTCGCTGGCCACTAAATCTTCCAGTATACAATCTGATGCAGACACCCGGACATTTGAAGT GCACACCTTCTCAGCTTTGGCATTAAAAGAACTGAACCATAGAAACCTAAAGGATAAGAGCACTTCTCCAGATTCAATGCCTATGAAAGAACTTATTGCTGTTGCACAAGCTAGAAGGTTCTCTCGATCAACTTCTTTTCCAGATAACTTTCTGAATGCCAAGTATATTCCTGAAACTGTAGTTGATACACCTGCTTTCAAGGAAGGATCACAGAAGCAATTGTCACCTTTGAACCGGATAATCAGATCCACATCTACAAATGATAATATTCATTCTAGGAGTCCTTTTGATAGTCAGCAACAGAAGAACTTGAGCAAATTAACAGGACATGATGAGGCTAATGCAGCACGAAAGGCTTTTGGATCTTTTCTTGGTACACTGAcaagaacaaaagaaaatatagcGCGTGCAACACGTCTTGCAATTGAGTGTGCCAAACATGGCGTTGCTGGAGAG gCGATTGATATTATCGTTGAACGCTTGGAGAAGGAGTCGAATTTATATAAGAGAGTGGACCTTTTCTTTCTTGTGGATTCAATAACTCAATACTCTCGTAACCAGAAAG GTGGAGCTGGAGATGTTTACCCGTCTCTTATCCAGGCAGTTCTACCTCGATTACTTTATGCTGCTGCACCTCCTGGAAATTCGGCATGGGAGAATCGAAGGCAATGTCTAAAG GTTTTGAAGCTTTGGTTTGAGAGGAAAACACTCCCAGAGTACATCATTCGCCACCATATTAGAGAACTTGAGGTTATCAATGAGGCATCTTTTGGAAGTTCTCGCCGTCCTTCAAGGACAGAAAGAGCTTTAAATGACCCGTTGCGTGACAACGAAGGAATGCTTGTTGATGAGTATGGCAG CAATGCTGGTTTTCAACTACCAAACTTAATTTCCACAAAAGTACTTGAAGATGAGGACGGAAGCTCCTCTGAAGATAGAAGTTTTGAAGCTGTTACACCTGAACATGATGCTCCTTGCACTGATGAGAAGGAAGAATCACAAATGCCCGCAGAAAAGCATCATCGCATCCTTGAAGAAGTTGATGGCGAGCTTGAGATGGAGGATGTAGCTCCACCATCTGAAGTTGAAGCTAGCACCAGATGTCGGCCAGAACAAATTGATACCAAATGCAGAACATCTGATCGACATACTTTAGGTCCTCCCCTCCCTGATGATAGGCCTCCATCGCCCCCGCCATTGCCATCATCTCCTCCACCTgttccgccaccaccacctgctCCAATTACTCAGACTGGACAGTTGCAGCGAACATTACCAATGGCATCTGATCCAGTTGGTCCGCATCCTACAAGAGCTACCAAT AATATTCAGACGCAACAGCCAAATTCTGTTGTGGAACGCCCAGGCAGTATGAATCCTTCTGTAGCGCAATTGCAGCCTCCACCATTCTGTAATTCAGGATATGGGGGGCATCCAAATCagatgccaccgccgcccccaaTTGCACCACTTAATCCGCCTGGACCCCATGGCAATTTTCCTGCACCTCCTGCACCATATCATGGGAATAACTATCATCAACCCCCAATGGCATCGGTACCTAACGAAGGATATCATATGCAACCACCACCCCCTCCACCTCCTATAAACCAATGCCCCTATCGACCACCAGAACCTCAGCAAAGACCACGGCCTTGGAGTAATAATAGTTCATCCTATCCTGAGAGATATCGGTATGATGGACATGATCGAGATCATCACAGGCATGATAGAAGACATCATGGGCATGATAGACGACATCACTTTGATGATAGAGGATACCACTATGATGATAGAGGATATCACTATGATGATAGAGGACATTATTTTGATGATAGAGGACACCATTTTGATGACAGAGGACGTTCCTTTGATGAGAGAGCTATTAGGGGACCAATGCACCACGAAGTTGCTGACAGGGGCAGATTTCCTTTTCCTCCAG GGCCTCCTGGTCCAGACCATTTTGAAGCATCGTCAGCAGCACCAGTGCACTACGGACGACCATCAGATCCTCCACCAGGTCCTTGCTCTGGGTGGTCTATGCCTCCTCGGTCATCGAATTATTCTCCCTCCAGACATTCTATGGAGCCTCCAGTTCCACATGTAGGAG CACATGGTAGCTGGAGACCAAGATAA